Below is a genomic region from Actinoallomurus bryophytorum.
GACGGGATGCCGGAACCGGAGCGTACGGTCCGTCGGCTCCGCCACCTCGTGCCGGGCCCAGAGCTCGGCGAACTCCGGGCTGAGCTCGAGCAGGCGGCGGATGTCCTCCTCCCACGACGGATCGCCCACATGCCGGCCGTACCCCGAGCGGAGCCGCGCGACGAGATGGGAGACCTCCTGGTCGTAGTTGAGAAAACGCTCGCGCGCACGCGGCTCGGTGACGCAGCACCACAGGAGGTTTTTGTGCACGCAGGGCAGGCTGTGCCACTCGGCGAACAGGGCCAGGTGCCCCTCGTTGGACTCGATGACGTCGAAGCGGCTGTTGACCAGCGCGACGGGCAGCGGGTCCAGACCGTGCAGGATGTCACGCAGCACCTCGGGCACGGCGGTGGAGTCGGCCCAGGTGCGGACCGGAGTCGCCTCGGCGAGCCGGTAGAGGTGCTCGCGCTCGGCGCGGTCGAGCCGCAGCGTACGGGCGACGGCGTCGAGCACCTGGCCGCTCGCGTTGATCGGGCGTCCCTGCTCGAGCCAGGTGTACCAGGTGATCCCGACGCCGGCCAGCAGCGCCACCTCCTCGCGGCGCAGCCCGGGAGTGCGGCGGCGCGGCCCCGGAGGAAGGCCGACGTCCTCGGGCGACAGCCGCCCCCGGCGGGCCTTCAGAAAGCCGCCGAGCGCGGCACGGCGCGACCTGGTGTCCGTGTCGGTCGTGGTCACGGGCCGGTCCCCTCGCCGATTGGTCAAGATGGCGACCATGCTCCCCGGCGCGGCCACGCACCGACTGCAACACTAGGCGCCGGGTCGGACATTTCCATCGGAACGATCGGCGAGGTCACCGGCACGGCCCTCGAGGTAACGCTTCTCGGGGGTGCTCGTCGCGTACCGCGCGGCGGTGCGGTAGCTCTCACGTGCGTCGTCCGGCCGGTCGGCCATCTCGAGCAGGTGGGCGCGTACGGCGTGGAGCCGGTGGTGGCGTGCCATGCGTTCGTCGGTCTCGAGCGGGTCGAGGGCCTCGAGCCCGGCCTTCGGGCCGTGCACCATGGCGAGCGCGACGACCCGGTTGAGCGTGACCATCGGGCCCGGCGCGAGGGTCTCCAGAACCCGGTAGAGCGCGAGGATCTGCGGCCAGTCGGTGTCCTCGGCGCTCGCGGCCTCATCGTGGATCGCGGCGATCGCCGCCTGGATCTGGTACGGGCCGAGAGTGCCGCCTTCCGGCAGCGTTTCGGTGACGATGGCGACGCCCTCGGCGATGAGTTCCTGCTTCCAGCGGCCGCGGTCCTGTTCCGCCAGCGGGACCAGGGAGCCGTCCGGGCGGGTACGCGCGTCGCGGCGCGCCTCCGTGAGCAGGATGAGCGCCAGCAGCCCGGCCACCTCGCCGTCCTCGGGCAGGAGCCGCCGCAGCAGGCGGGTCAGCCGCAAAGCGTCACGGGTCAGGTCGTGGCGCTGGAGCCAGGGCCCGGCGGTGGTGGTGTGCCCCTCGTTGAGCATGAGGTACAGCGCGTGCAGCACCGCGCGCAGGCGCTCCGCGCGCTCGCCGGGCGGCGGCATCGTGAACGTCGCGCCGGCCTTGCGGATGCTCTGTTTGGCGCGGCTGATGCGCTGCGCCATGGTCGCCTCGGGTACGAGGAACCCACGGGCGATCTCGGCCGTGGTCAGCCCGCCCACCGCCCGCAGGGTCAGCGCGATCTGTGAGGGTGGCGAGAGCGCCGGATGGCAGCACAGGAACAGCAGCGTGAGGGAGTCATCGCCGCTGCCCGGCTGGTCGGCCGGGGGCGCGACTCGCAGGGACGGCGGCGTGGCCAGCAGGTCGGTGTCCTCGCGGCGGCGCCGGGCGCTGTCGCTGCGGATCCAGTCGACCAGCCTCCGGGTGGCGACGGTGACGAGCCAGCCGTGCGGATTGTCCGGGACGCCCTCTTCGGGCCACTGGGTGGCGGCGGCGAGCAGCGCCTCCTGCACGGCGTCCTCACAGGCGTCGAGGGCACCGTACCGGCGCATGAGCGCGCCGAGCACCTGTGGCGTCAGGCGGCGCAGCAGGTCTTCCAGGGGCTCGGCGCTCACAGCGCGACCTCGCGCCGTCTGTTGCGGATGTGACTCACGGCCGGGCCTCCTTCCCCTGACGCGCGTGAGACTACCCCGAGGTCACCGCCGGGGCGGACGGTAACGTGGGGCCGGGGCGGGGGCCCCAGGCCGCACTCGCCGCGTGCGGCGCCTCGGGGGGAGGGTCTTCGGTGACGGCGTGGCGACCGGCGCTCCCATGGAACGTACGGTCGGCGATCGGGGTGACCTGCGTGGCGTTCGCCTTCTGCGTCGTCATGCTCGGCACCACCCTGCCCACGCCGCTGTACCCGCTCTACCAGCAGCGTCTGGGCTTCGGCGACATGCTGACGACGGTCATCTTCGCGGTGTACGCGGCCGGCGTGATCGCCGCGCTCCTGCTCTTCGGCCGCGCCTCGGACCTGCTGGGCCGCCGCCCGATGCTGCTGGCCGGCCTGACGCTCTCGGGGCTCAGCGCGGCGGGCTTCCTGTTCGTGGGGGGCCTTCCCGTACTCCTGGCCGCCCGGTTGCTGTCGGGGCTCTCCGCCGGACTGGTCGCGGCGACCGCGACGGTGACCCTGGTCGAACTCCTTCCGCCGCGGCGCTGCGCCGGCGCGGCGTTGCTGGCGGCGGCGGTCAACATGTTCGGGCTGAGCTGCGGGCCGCTGCTGGCCGGACTGCTCGCCCAGTACGCGTCCCGGCCGCTGGAGCTGCCCTTCGTCGTGGACCTGGTGCTCGTGGCGGTGGCGATGTTCGCCGTGATGCTCGCACCGGAGACGGTGTCCAGCCGGCGTACCGCCTTGCCGCGCCCTCAGCGGCCCGGGGTCGCTGTGTCCGCGCGTGCCGCGTTCGTACCCGCGGCCATCGCGGTCTTCGCCTCGTTCGCCGTCTTCGGCCTGGTGGCGGCGATTGAGCCGGGCATCCTGGCGACCGTCCTTCACCTCCCGGGCCGTGCACTGGCCGGCATGGTCGTCTTCGCCATGTTCGCCTCATCGGCCTTCGCCCAGATCGGCCTGGCCCGGGTGCCGGTACGCCTCGCGCTGCCGATCGGCTGCGTGATCCTGATCGCCGGTCTGGCCGCCATCGCCGCCGCGCTCCTGGAGGGCTCGCTGGCCCTTCTCGTCCTCGGCACGGTCACCGTCGGGGTCGGCCAGAGCCTCAGCTTCCGCGCGAGCGTCGCGGCGATCACCGCGGCGAGCCCCGCCTCCGAACGCACTCAGACGGTCGCCAGCCTCTTCGTCGTGGCGTACGTGGGAGTCTCGCTGCCCGTCATCCTGGTCGGCCTCGCCGTCACACCGCTGGGGTTGCGCAACGCCGCCGTCGCCTTCACGTGCGTGGTCGCGGCCCTGTCGGCGGCCGCCCTGGTGATCGTGCTGCGGCTCGGGCACCCGCGGAGCCGCCCGTCCGGCGCCGGCTGAGCCGGGCGTACTCTCAGACGATGGCGCGACCATCGATCTTCGCGTTCGCGGGCGGAACGCCCGCGTTCCTCGCCCTCGCGACCGCCCACCACGAACGCTGCTTGCGGGATCCGGTGCTGAGCCATCCGTTCTCCCACCCGGGTCATCCCCAGCATGTGCAGAGGCTGGCGAGCTACTGGGCCGAGGTGTTCGGTGGTCCTGACCTGTACTCCCGTTCGTGCGGCGGCCATTCGGCGATGCTCGGGATCCACGCCGCCCAAGGGGCGGAGACCGACCTGGGGCAACGCTTCGTCACCTGCTTCGTCCAGGCGATCGATGACGCGGGCATGCCGGGCGACGCCGACCTCAGGGCCGCCCTGCGGGCGTACATGGAATGGGCCGTGGACGAGGTGATGTCCTACTCACCTCGCGGATCCCGCGTCGCGAGTGGCCTGCCCGTCCCTCACTGGTCCTGGGATGGCCTCCAGACCCCGGAGCCCGGGACGTAGCCGGGCGGGAGTGCCCCGCGTCGCGGACTCACCCACCGGTTGCCCGGGTGCGGTACCAGGTGGACAGCGAGGTGAGGACGGCCTGCAATGTGCCCTGCTCCAGCGCCTGGCCGATCGTCCCGTCGCAGAAACGCTCGCCGCGTACCGTCGCGGTGGCGATGCGGATGGCATCGGCCGGAGGCAGCACGCCATCGTCGGGCACGGTTAGGGGATATTGATCCATCCAGGGGTAGGCCGGGGTGACCGCGCCCACGTCGACGAGCGCGCGGCGGGCGCGCTGGACCCGTTCGCCGTAGACCGGATAGCCGACGGTGATGACGCCGTCCGGCCGTTCTGTCGTCGGCGTCCAGTGAAAGTCGCCATCGGCCTGCGGCAGGGCGGCGAACTCGCCGGCGACGGCCACCAGCCGGCCCCAGGCATCGGCCCCCTCGGCCGTGGTGTCCAGCTGTGCCAGCAGCGTGGAGTCGGCGGCACGTGACGTGGATCGAGCGAGCTCGGCCGCCAGCAGGTCACGGGTCGTCTCGTCAAAGGCGATGAGCCTGACCTGCCGTACGGAGGTCGATGCGGACGCGATGGCCGAAACCGCGACCCGAGCCGCCTCCTCGGCCGGGAACCCATGCACGCCGGTCGCGATGGCGGGAAACGCGATGCTGCGCACGCCCAGCTCGTCGGCGAGCCGGAGGCAGCGGCGATAGCAGGAGGCCAGGACATCGGCCTCGCCGTGTGCGCCGCCCTCCCAGCGGGGGCCGACGGTGTGGATCACATGCCGGACCGGGGGACCGAGGTCGAACGCCGGTGTCGCCCGAGCGTCACCCGGAGGGCAGGGGCCGATCGCCGCTCCCGCTTCGGCCAGCCGCGGACCGGCCGCGCGATGGATCGCGCCGTCCACCCCGCCACCACCCATCAGCGACTCGTTCGCCGCGGTGACGACGGCATCGGTCTGTTCGCGGGTGATGTCGCCGAGGACCACCTCTATCGCTGCCATACCGTCGATGATGCCTGCACCAGAGGGCCTGATGCCCCGCCGGCGAAGGCGACATCACGCGAGCGCGCCACATCCGGTTCACCAACGGACCGGCCGGGGCCAGGAGGTGGTGGCCGTACCGGCCGTCCGGAGTTGCCGGTCGCAGGCTCGCACAAGCAGGTGGCCGGGGCCGTACGCGTGAACCGCGTCATCGCGAAGGGCTTCGAACTCGGCGGACGCGTTCTCGAGCATGCCCGCCACCGCGGACCACATGGCCGTCTCGAACCGGCTGTTGAGCGCGATCTCATGCGTGTTCGGGAGGTGATCGGCACAGGCCGCCGACACCTGCTGGGTGAGGAGGAGTGCCTCGCCGACCTGTCCGCTCCGTCCCAACGCGTGGGCAAGAGCGGTGCGGGCGGCGAGGGTGCGATGGTCGCCGGCTCCGAGCAGCTGTTCGTGATCGGAGACGACAGACTCGAGGTACGGGAGGCCGGCGGCCGAATCGTCCGCGAGGAAGAGCCAATAGGCGAGATTGCGGCGCGCATCCATCACCAGTTCCCGCTCGGAGGGAAAAGGGCGGTGGCGTCCGCGTCGAACTGCCGAAAGAGCCGGACCGCGCATGACGCACCTTCCTCGGTGCCTGGCCGGATGCGTCCGTCCCCCGACCTCGGGGGGCGGGCTCCCGCGTCGGGGGACTCCGGGGGTCGCCCCCCGGGCAGGCACAGTGGGGCCGGTGGGATTCGAACCCACACTGGCGCGATCCTAAGTCGCGTGTCTCCTGCCTGATTGGACTACGGCCCCTCGTACGGGCGAATCAGATGCCGAGCTCCCGCAGGACGCGTTCGACGTGGCCCGTCGCCTTCACGTTGTAGAAGGCCTTTTCGACCTTACCGTCGGCGTCCACGATGAACGTCGAACGGATCACACCCACGATGGTCTTGCCGTACAGCTTCTTCTCGCCGTACGCGCCGTAGGCATGAAGGACCTTCGTGTCGGCGTCGGAGAGCAGGGGGAAGGCCAGGCTGTCGCGCTCGCGGAACTTCGCCAGCTTCGAGGGCTCGTCGGGGGAGATGCCCAGCACGGCGACGTCGGCCGCGTCGAGAGCCTTGAGCTGGTCCTGGAAGCCGACCGCCTCTTTGGTGCAGCCCGGAGTCATCGCGGCGGGATAGAAGTACACGACCACGCGCCGTCCGCGGTAGGACGACAACGAGACGGGCTTGCCGTCCGCGTCGGGGAGGGTGAACTCCGGGGCCGCATCCCCGGGTTCGAGCCGCTGTTCCGTCACGGGACCACCTTTCCGTCGAGGCTAGGCCAACCCTACTCGTCAGGATCCCTCCGCAATGGGATCGGGTACAGAGTGGTCAGGAAGCGGTGTCGCGGGATTGTTCCTGACACACTGATCGAATGCGTTCGCCCGTGAGCCGCAGGAGGTTCGACACGTGATGGCCGACAAGACCCGCGACCCCGCGGCGATAGAGCGCGAGATCGAGCGCACGCGCGAAGAACTCGCGCGCAGCATCGACCTGCTTGCCGAGCGCTTGAGCCCCAAGCGCGTCGCGCAGCGTGGGACGGCCAAGGCCAGGGAAGAGGCCGGCCACGTCGCCTCGGACATCCGGGCGATGGTCCGCCGCGAATCCGCGGAGCGGATGAGCCCGCTCACCGGCCCGGTGCTGATCAGCGCCGGCCTGCTCGTCACCGGTGTCGCCGTACGGCTCCTTCTGCGCAGACGCCGCACGTGACATCGATGCCACGGGTTCCTGCCGTGGCGTCGGCAAGGACAGGTCGGGTTTCGTAGGTCACAAGGTGAGGGACGCCGTGCCGGTCGAGACGGTGATGTCACCGAGCCGGACCGAAGGCGGCGAAGAAGGCCGTGGACGTTATCCGAGCACGGCCTCGATCAGATGTGGCCCCGGTGTGGCCAAGGCCGCGGCGAGGTGCGTGCTGAGTTCCTCCGCGGTCGTGGCCTTGGTGGCGGGAACGCCCATTCCCGTGGCGAGGGCGACGAAGTCCAGGTTCGGGTTCGACAGGTCGAGCATGCGTGCGGACGCGCCGCCGGTCGTCGCGGCACCGACCCGTTCGAGTTCCGCGCGCAGGATCGCGTATGACCGGTTGTTGAGGATGATCGTGGTGATATCGAGGTGCTCGCGGGCCTGGGTCCACAGTGCCGGCAGCGTGTACATGGCGCTGCCGTCGGCCTCCAGACAGATCACTGGCCGCTCCGGGCGCGCGATGGCGGCGCCGACTGCGAGCGGCAGGCCCTGGCCGATCGCCAGCCCGGTGAGGCCGAGCAGGTCGTGGGCGGGCGCGCCGGCGGTCGCGGCGGGCAGCGTGCCCATGCCTGCGGTGATCGACTCGTCGCACACGATCGCGTTCTCCGGTAGCAGCGCGCCGACCACCTCGGCCCAGGTCCGGTTCGTCAGCGGGCCGGTGGGCATCGCCGGCCGGGCGAGCGTCGCGGGCACCGGCGCGATGTCCGGGGCGACGATCGCGGCCAGCCTGGTCAGCGTCGCGATGATGTCGGCGCCCATCCGGTGCACGCGGGCGCCGGGTGGGGTCAACGCCCCGGACCGGCCTGGATAGCCGAAC
It encodes:
- a CDS encoding helix-turn-helix transcriptional regulator, producing the protein MTTTDTDTRSRRAALGGFLKARRGRLSPEDVGLPPGPRRRTPGLRREEVALLAGVGITWYTWLEQGRPINASGQVLDAVARTLRLDRAEREHLYRLAEATPVRTWADSTAVPEVLRDILHGLDPLPVALVNSRFDVIESNEGHLALFAEWHSLPCVHKNLLWCCVTEPRARERFLNYDQEVSHLVARLRSGYGRHVGDPSWEEDIRRLLELSPEFAELWARHEVAEPTDRTLRFRHPVAGELTFTATELTSPVAAGLRFRIYTPQDEPTRERLPLTRPAP
- a CDS encoding RNA polymerase sigma factor, which produces MSAEPLEDLLRRLTPQVLGALMRRYGALDACEDAVQEALLAAATQWPEEGVPDNPHGWLVTVATRRLVDWIRSDSARRRREDTDLLATPPSLRVAPPADQPGSGDDSLTLLFLCCHPALSPPSQIALTLRAVGGLTTAEIARGFLVPEATMAQRISRAKQSIRKAGATFTMPPPGERAERLRAVLHALYLMLNEGHTTTAGPWLQRHDLTRDALRLTRLLRRLLPEDGEVAGLLALILLTEARRDARTRPDGSLVPLAEQDRGRWKQELIAEGVAIVTETLPEGGTLGPYQIQAAIAAIHDEAASAEDTDWPQILALYRVLETLAPGPMVTLNRVVALAMVHGPKAGLEALDPLETDERMARHHRLHAVRAHLLEMADRPDDARESYRTAARYATSTPEKRYLEGRAGDLADRSDGNVRPGA
- a CDS encoding MFS transporter, which translates into the protein MTAWRPALPWNVRSAIGVTCVAFAFCVVMLGTTLPTPLYPLYQQRLGFGDMLTTVIFAVYAAGVIAALLLFGRASDLLGRRPMLLAGLTLSGLSAAGFLFVGGLPVLLAARLLSGLSAGLVAATATVTLVELLPPRRCAGAALLAAAVNMFGLSCGPLLAGLLAQYASRPLELPFVVDLVLVAVAMFAVMLAPETVSSRRTALPRPQRPGVAVSARAAFVPAAIAVFASFAVFGLVAAIEPGILATVLHLPGRALAGMVVFAMFASSAFAQIGLARVPVRLALPIGCVILIAGLAAIAAALLEGSLALLVLGTVTVGVGQSLSFRASVAAITAASPASERTQTVASLFVVAYVGVSLPVILVGLAVTPLGLRNAAVAFTCVVAALSAAALVIVLRLGHPRSRPSGAG
- a CDS encoding group II truncated hemoglobin encodes the protein MARPSIFAFAGGTPAFLALATAHHERCLRDPVLSHPFSHPGHPQHVQRLASYWAEVFGGPDLYSRSCGGHSAMLGIHAAQGAETDLGQRFVTCFVQAIDDAGMPGDADLRAALRAYMEWAVDEVMSYSPRGSRVASGLPVPHWSWDGLQTPEPGT
- a CDS encoding macro domain-containing protein; this encodes MAAIEVVLGDITREQTDAVVTAANESLMGGGGVDGAIHRAAGPRLAEAGAAIGPCPPGDARATPAFDLGPPVRHVIHTVGPRWEGGAHGEADVLASCYRRCLRLADELGVRSIAFPAIATGVHGFPAEEAARVAVSAIASASTSVRQVRLIAFDETTRDLLAAELARSTSRAADSTLLAQLDTTAEGADAWGRLVAVAGEFAALPQADGDFHWTPTTERPDGVITVGYPVYGERVQRARRALVDVGAVTPAYPWMDQYPLTVPDDGVLPPADAIRIATATVRGERFCDGTIGQALEQGTLQAVLTSLSTWYRTRATGG
- the bcp gene encoding thioredoxin-dependent thiol peroxidase, translated to MTEQRLEPGDAAPEFTLPDADGKPVSLSSYRGRRVVVYFYPAAMTPGCTKEAVGFQDQLKALDAADVAVLGISPDEPSKLAKFRERDSLAFPLLSDADTKVLHAYGAYGEKKLYGKTIVGVIRSTFIVDADGKVEKAFYNVKATGHVERVLRELGI
- a CDS encoding DUF3618 domain-containing protein, encoding MADKTRDPAAIEREIERTREELARSIDLLAERLSPKRVAQRGTAKAREEAGHVASDIRAMVRRESAERMSPLTGPVLISAGLLVTGVAVRLLLRRRRT